In bacterium, a single window of DNA contains:
- a CDS encoding transposase: EPTYDALKQAVRKAPWVSPDETGWRVGAASAWLWVYVTTWVTFYAVEIGRGFQEAAKILGEDYPGKMVRDGLPSYRCFQQALHQSCLHHLLRRCHDNLETALGGTARFPHAVKRLLKKALELRDRRDAGEISAHGLAVATGRLKAAMKRLLSWRPKEEENRKFAKHLRKEQTALFTFLQHPELPATNHLAEQALRPIIATRKNCGGGHRTWNGAETFARIATVFRTALQQDLDPQLIFISLLRCPKPTVAKDLLPEDLPANPARSPPLPLPDAAPTRPVL, translated from the coding sequence CGAGCCCACCTATGACGCTCTCAAGCAAGCGGTGCGCAAGGCGCCATGGGTCAGCCCCGACGAGACCGGCTGGCGGGTGGGCGCGGCCTCGGCCTGGTTGTGGGTTTACGTCACGACTTGGGTGACGTTCTACGCTGTGGAGATTGGGCGCGGTTTCCAAGAGGCCGCCAAGATCCTCGGCGAAGACTACCCTGGCAAGATGGTCCGAGATGGCTTGCCATCCTACAGATGCTTCCAGCAGGCCCTGCACCAGAGCTGCCTGCACCACTTGCTGCGTCGCTGTCACGACAACCTCGAGACGGCGCTGGGTGGCACGGCCCGTTTCCCCCACGCCGTGAAGCGCTTGCTCAAGAAAGCCCTTGAGCTGCGTGATCGCCGCGACGCCGGCGAGATCTCCGCCCACGGACTGGCGGTGGCCACCGGGCGCCTCAAAGCTGCCATGAAACGGCTGCTGAGCTGGCGCCCGAAGGAGGAAGAAAACCGTAAGTTCGCCAAGCACCTCCGCAAGGAGCAAACGGCATTGTTCACCTTTCTCCAGCACCCAGAGCTGCCAGCAACCAACCATCTCGCCGAGCAGGCCCTGCGACCCATTATCGCCACCCGAAAAAACTGCGGCGGCGGCCATCGAACCTGGAACGGCGCCGAGACCTTTGCCAGAATCGCCACGGTGTTTCGCACGGCTCTTCAGCAAGACCTCGATCCCCAGCTCATTTTCATCTCATTGCTCCGTTGCCCGAAACCGACCGTCGCCAAAGACCTCCTGCCTGAGGACCTTCCTGCCAATCCAGCCCGGTCTCCCCCTCTGCCGCTACCTGACGCTGCGCCCACACGACCCGTACTCTGA